A single Arachidicoccus sp. BS20 DNA region contains:
- a CDS encoding tetratricopeptide repeat protein: protein MKKYLFIFAACFAAFTVNAQNNVKGNKEVFLGNKAYDKGDLKTAQSEYQKALKLSPNNWSALANLGIVQSKLKNADGAVKSFDNALTNNKDVQLKATLNYDKGTTLAKAKKYEDAIKAFKNSLRINPEDQQARENLQKAINELKQQNQKNQNQNKDQNKNKNQQQKQNDKQQQKQDKNKQQQKQQQQQNQMSKEQAEQLLKALRQQEKETQQKLDRQKAGGGVPKNGKDW from the coding sequence ATGAAGAAATATTTATTCATATTTGCAGCGTGTTTTGCTGCTTTTACAGTAAACGCACAGAACAATGTGAAAGGAAACAAAGAAGTATTTCTTGGCAACAAAGCGTACGACAAAGGCGATTTAAAAACGGCGCAAAGCGAATATCAAAAAGCATTGAAACTGTCGCCGAATAATTGGTCGGCGCTCGCGAATCTTGGCATTGTCCAAAGCAAACTGAAAAATGCGGATGGTGCGGTAAAAAGTTTTGATAATGCTTTGACGAATAATAAAGATGTTCAATTAAAAGCTACGTTGAATTACGATAAAGGCACTACTTTAGCCAAAGCAAAGAAATATGAAGATGCTATAAAGGCGTTTAAAAATTCTTTGCGCATCAATCCCGAAGACCAGCAGGCGCGTGAAAATTTGCAGAAAGCCATCAATGAACTGAAGCAACAGAATCAAAAAAATCAGAACCAGAATAAAGATCAAAATAAGAACAAAAACCAGCAACAAAAACAAAACGACAAACAACAGCAAAAACAGGATAAGAATAAGCAGCAACAAAAACAACAGCAGCAACAAAACCAAATGTCCAAAGAGCAGGCAGAGCAATTGTTAAAAGCTTTGCGCCAACAGGAAAAGGAAACCCAGCAGAAATTAGACCGGCAAAAAGCAGGCGGCGGTGTTCCTAAAAATGGAAAAGACTGGTAG
- a CDS encoding PadR family transcriptional regulator yields the protein MNKSILYKGCLEPIIMKLLHENKRMYGYEITQRVKELTKGELNITEGALYPLLHRLEAEGILQAEMENIGNRVRKYYSLTKDGKKQKTAAMSELQNFVNTLQLVLNPKLA from the coding sequence ATGAACAAAAGTATTTTATATAAAGGCTGCCTTGAGCCAATAATTATGAAGCTGTTGCACGAAAATAAAAGAATGTACGGCTACGAAATTACGCAGCGTGTGAAAGAGCTGACCAAAGGCGAGCTGAACATTACGGAAGGCGCGCTGTATCCGCTTTTGCACCGCTTGGAAGCCGAAGGAATTTTGCAGGCGGAAATGGAAAATATCGGCAACCGCGTGCGCAAATATTATTCGCTTACCAAAGACGGCAAAAAACAAAAAACTGCCGCGATGAGCGAGTTGCAGAACTTTGTAAATACACTTCAATTAGTGCTTAACCCTAAACTTGCATGA
- the crcB gene encoding fluoride efflux transporter CrcB, producing the protein MKPILFVGLGGAIGSICRYLAQVGISKIIALTFPLGTFIVNIAGCFIIGLLYGLATRQAWFTAEWRLFLITGICGGFTTFSSYSYESVSLMNQGNYLYFVLYAGCSVILGFLATWCGTLLFK; encoded by the coding sequence ATGAAACCGATTTTATTTGTTGGACTTGGCGGAGCAATCGGCAGTATATGCCGGTATTTGGCACAAGTGGGCATCAGTAAAATAATTGCGCTGACGTTTCCGCTCGGTACATTTATTGTAAATATTGCAGGATGCTTTATCATCGGTTTATTGTATGGCTTAGCTACACGACAAGCATGGTTTACTGCCGAATGGAGATTGTTCTTAATTACCGGAATTTGCGGCGGATTTACTACATTTTCGAGTTACTCATACGAAAGTGTCAGCCTGATGAATCAGGGCAATTATTTATACTTCGTTTTATATGCGGGGTGTAGCGTAATACTTGGATTTTTGGCTACATGGTGCGGCACATTATTATTTAAATAA
- a CDS encoding DUF6934 family protein, whose amino-acid sequence MKNEKYYIESNSSLLRFEFFSEGPNGKIKKQVIFRQTDNPKVFNLGFGDVDIETGIISDIVITNNSDSKKVLATVALTVLKFFEKYPDKYVFATGSTPSRTRLYRIGISNNFEEISDFLEVFGYNGQDWEIFKKGKEYDAFLVRKKI is encoded by the coding sequence GTGAAAAATGAAAAGTATTATATAGAGTCCAATTCGTCGCTATTACGGTTTGAATTTTTCAGCGAAGGTCCAAATGGAAAAATAAAAAAGCAAGTCATTTTCAGACAAACCGATAATCCCAAAGTTTTCAATTTGGGTTTTGGCGATGTTGATATAGAAACGGGAATTATCAGCGATATTGTCATAACAAATAACAGCGACAGCAAAAAGGTTTTGGCGACCGTAGCGTTGACTGTATTGAAGTTTTTTGAGAAGTATCCTGATAAATATGTTTTTGCTACGGGCAGTACGCCATCCCGAACAAGACTTTATAGAATTGGAATTTCCAATAACTTTGAGGAAATAAGCGATTTTCTTGAAGTCTTTGGATATAACGGGCAAGATTGGGAAATTTTTAAAAAGGGAAAAGAATACGATGCTTTTCTTGTTAGAAAAAAAATATAA
- a CDS encoding voltage-gated chloride channel family protein, whose product MKKIRTSFEHFFITKHLLKWAIISIPVAAVIGSIVALFLWLLERATEIRWQHSWLLFLLPLAGIFIYFSYKWSGKNAEGGNNLIVDEIHKPGGGVPFRMAPLVLATTVITHFFGGSAGREGTAIQIGGSIASFFARKFNLSKDDIRILLMMGIAAGFGSVFGTPLTGAIFALEVLTVGKINHNALLPCLMASVVANIACKSWGIEHTQYAIAFKDVIKAFGVIHFDVLLLLKVILGGVCFGLAGYLFSELSHTIKNYSNKLIKIKWLIPFTGGCIIIALTYILGTDSYLGLGVTNLNPNSVSIATCFTTGGAGYFSWFWKLLFTAITLSMGFKGGEVTPLFFIGAALGNAVAQVTGAPVDLMAGLGFIAVFAGATNTPVACTIMGVELFGGEYLIYFAIACFTAYYFSGHTGIYGTQRIGAPKAQDLLHHNNKTLHEVRDKRINNKKNGTF is encoded by the coding sequence ATGAAAAAAATCAGGACTTCTTTCGAACATTTTTTTATCACAAAACATTTATTGAAGTGGGCAATTATTTCAATTCCCGTAGCAGCAGTTATAGGCTCCATAGTCGCATTGTTTTTATGGCTACTGGAACGTGCAACTGAAATACGCTGGCAACATTCGTGGTTATTGTTCCTGTTGCCGCTGGCAGGTATTTTCATTTATTTTTCTTACAAATGGTCGGGCAAAAATGCGGAAGGCGGCAATAATTTAATTGTAGATGAAATTCACAAACCTGGTGGCGGCGTACCTTTCCGCATGGCGCCATTGGTGTTGGCAACTACTGTGATTACGCATTTTTTCGGTGGTTCCGCAGGCAGAGAAGGCACGGCAATTCAAATCGGCGGAAGCATCGCAAGTTTTTTTGCCAGAAAATTCAATCTGTCAAAAGACGATATTCGCATTCTGCTAATGATGGGAATCGCCGCAGGTTTCGGTTCTGTTTTCGGCACGCCGCTCACAGGCGCAATATTCGCATTGGAAGTATTAACCGTTGGAAAAATTAATCACAATGCCCTGCTGCCATGCCTCATGGCAAGCGTAGTTGCCAACATTGCCTGCAAATCCTGGGGCATCGAACATACACAATATGCGATTGCTTTTAAAGACGTTATTAAAGCATTTGGCGTTATACACTTTGATGTATTGTTATTACTCAAAGTAATTCTTGGCGGCGTATGTTTCGGGCTTGCGGGATATTTGTTTTCCGAACTTTCCCACACCATAAAAAATTATAGCAACAAGCTGATTAAAATAAAATGGCTGATACCTTTTACCGGCGGCTGCATCATTATTGCACTGACTTACATTTTGGGAACAGATAGTTATTTGGGACTTGGTGTAACAAATCTGAATCCCAATTCAGTAAGCATTGCTACTTGTTTTACCACAGGCGGCGCGGGCTATTTCAGTTGGTTTTGGAAATTGCTATTTACGGCAATCACGTTAAGCATGGGCTTCAAAGGCGGCGAAGTAACACCATTGTTTTTCATTGGGGCGGCATTGGGAAATGCTGTTGCACAAGTTACAGGCGCACCTGTCGATTTAATGGCAGGACTTGGTTTTATCGCTGTGTTTGCCGGCGCTACCAATACACCGGTTGCGTGTACAATTATGGGCGTAGAACTTTTCGGCGGTGAATATCTCATTTATTTTGCGATTGCCTGCTTTACTGCATATTATTTCAGCGGACATACAGGCATCTACGGCACACAAAGAATAGGTGCGCCTAAAGCCCAAGATTTACTACACCATAATAATAAAACATTGCACGAAGTAAGAGATAAACGAATTAATAACAAGAAAAATGGAACATTCTAA
- a CDS encoding trans-sulfuration enzyme family protein, with product MTKKLHPQTQAIRARMPETYQKEHSSPMYLTSSFVFDDAESMRAAFADENNDNIYSRYSNPSVDEFANKVALLEKAEAGFAVASGMAAVFSSFMALMKTGDHLLCCRSIFGGTVTVVTKFLDKFGIEYTFVPADDLSVWEKEIKPNTKMVYLETPTNPQLELVDLEEVGKLAKKHNLIYAVDNCFATPFLQTPIDFGADLSIHSATKWMDGQGRVLGGAIAGRKDLIHEIYLFCRNSGPTLSAFNAWVLSKSLETLDVRIQRHCENALKVATALENHPKIEWLKYPFLPSHPQYEIAKKQMKAGGGIVCFEIKGGVEAGRKFMDALELLSLTPNLGDSRSIASHPASTTHSKLSEEDRLKVGITPGLIRISVGLEYADDVIDDIKQALERS from the coding sequence ATGACTAAAAAACTTCATCCGCAAACGCAGGCAATACGTGCAAGAATGCCTGAAACATACCAGAAAGAACATTCATCGCCAATGTACCTGACAAGTAGTTTTGTATTTGACGATGCGGAATCTATGCGCGCCGCTTTTGCCGATGAAAACAACGATAATATATACAGCCGTTACAGCAATCCGAGCGTGGATGAGTTTGCCAATAAAGTTGCTTTGCTTGAAAAAGCTGAAGCGGGATTTGCCGTTGCAAGCGGCATGGCTGCGGTGTTCAGCTCGTTTATGGCGTTGATGAAAACGGGCGACCATTTGCTTTGCTGCCGTTCTATTTTCGGCGGAACGGTTACGGTAGTAACCAAATTTTTAGACAAATTCGGCATCGAATATACCTTCGTTCCTGCAGACGATTTGAGCGTTTGGGAAAAAGAAATTAAGCCCAACACAAAAATGGTTTATCTCGAAACGCCCACCAATCCGCAATTGGAATTGGTTGATTTGGAAGAAGTAGGCAAACTTGCGAAGAAGCATAATTTGATTTATGCCGTAGATAATTGTTTTGCCACACCATTCTTACAAACTCCGATTGATTTCGGCGCTGATTTATCCATTCATTCTGCAACTAAATGGATGGATGGACAAGGTCGTGTTTTGGGCGGCGCAATTGCCGGCAGAAAAGATTTGATTCACGAAATATATTTGTTCTGCCGTAATTCAGGTCCAACACTTTCCGCTTTTAATGCCTGGGTGTTGAGCAAGAGCTTGGAAACCTTAGACGTACGTATTCAACGCCATTGCGAGAACGCGCTGAAAGTAGCGACAGCACTGGAGAATCATCCGAAAATCGAATGGCTGAAATATCCTTTCCTTCCAAGTCATCCTCAATACGAAATCGCAAAAAAACAAATGAAAGCGGGCGGCGGCATTGTGTGTTTTGAAATCAAAGGCGGCGTGGAAGCCGGCAGGAAATTTATGGATGCTTTGGAATTGTTGTCGCTCACTCCGAATCTCGGCGACTCACGCAGCATTGCTTCGCATCCCGCAAGCACCACACATTCAAAACTATCGGAAGAAGACAGATTGAAAGTTGGTATTACACCCGGCTTGATTCGTATTTCCGTTGGTTTGGAATATGCCGACGATGTGATTGATGATATTAAACAAGCATTGGAGAGGAGTTAA
- a CDS encoding ComEA family DNA-binding protein codes for MKKIDWKSYFHFSKKERNATLIIIAIIGSVTAASMFWKTNDNVETTHQFVQTLTDSATKLSSHIATYHNNVNQEIDFVNFFEFDPNTLDENGWKKLGLPERNIHTILNYRNKGGRFYKPEDIKKIYGLNQSLADKLIPYIHIKSNIHQHFSNYSSTHSYSYQNKSSKEIAAIDINTATADEWKNLPGIGEVLSKRIVKFRTAKHGFKSIDEVKKTYGISDSTFNLIRPYLTINDTLVQQQTSQNASSQTPATLININTASEQQMRDSHKISYSIIKAIIIYREQHNGFTSVDELKKIPFISEETYNNISPYLTVKNE; via the coding sequence ATGAAAAAAATCGATTGGAAAAGTTATTTTCATTTTTCAAAAAAAGAACGCAATGCAACGCTTATCATTATCGCAATTATCGGAAGCGTCACGGCTGCATCGATGTTTTGGAAAACCAATGATAATGTTGAAACCACACACCAATTCGTACAAACACTTACTGACAGCGCTACAAAACTTTCGTCGCATATTGCAACTTATCACAACAATGTAAATCAAGAAATCGACTTTGTCAATTTCTTTGAATTTGACCCGAACACTTTGGACGAAAACGGTTGGAAAAAATTAGGCTTGCCCGAAAGAAATATTCATACGATTCTCAATTACCGCAACAAAGGCGGAAGATTTTACAAGCCGGAAGATATCAAAAAAATTTACGGACTCAATCAGTCGCTCGCAGACAAACTCATTCCCTACATTCACATAAAAAGCAATATTCATCAGCATTTTAGCAATTATTCATCAACACATTCTTACTCTTATCAAAACAAATCTTCTAAAGAAATTGCCGCAATTGATATTAACACAGCAACGGCAGATGAATGGAAAAACCTTCCCGGCATCGGCGAAGTACTGAGCAAACGAATTGTAAAATTCAGAACTGCAAAGCACGGTTTTAAAAGCATTGATGAAGTGAAAAAGACTTACGGTATCAGCGATTCAACGTTCAATCTTATTCGTCCGTATCTTACAATTAACGACACCCTTGTTCAACAACAAACATCGCAGAATGCAAGTTCACAAACACCCGCAACATTGATAAATATTAATACTGCAAGTGAACAGCAAATGCGCGACAGTCACAAAATTTCGTACAGCATTATTAAAGCGATTATCATTTACCGCGAGCAACACAATGGTTTTACATCGGTGGACGAATTGAAAAAGATTCCTTTTATATCCGAAGAAACATACAACAACATTTCTCCGTATTTAACCGTAAAAAACGAATAA
- a CDS encoding DUF190 domain-containing protein, giving the protein MEHSKIKNHKLGNLRIYVEPSHKIRHGDRTLFRKLFPKSAYLHIIKEAQKDGIINATVHNTHTSFTSDGKIVMQSAEGDSSQLAMVVELIDKREKLETFFLKHKDLLHNKVVIYKEVEFWDVE; this is encoded by the coding sequence ATGGAACATTCTAAAATAAAGAATCATAAGCTGGGCAACTTACGGATTTATGTAGAGCCTTCTCATAAAATAAGGCACGGCGACAGAACACTATTCAGAAAATTGTTTCCCAAATCTGCGTATCTTCATATTATCAAAGAAGCCCAAAAAGACGGCATTATCAATGCTACCGTTCACAATACGCACACAAGTTTTACCAGCGACGGTAAAATAGTAATGCAAAGCGCAGAGGGCGACAGTTCACAATTAGCGATGGTTGTGGAACTGATTGATAAAAGAGAAAAATTAGAAACATTTTTTTTAAAACATAAAGACTTATTACATAACAAAGTGGTTATTTATAAAGAAGTGGAATTTTGGGATGTTGAATGA
- a CDS encoding MBL fold metallo-hydrolase, whose translation MNTKKLHITFLGTGTSSGVPMIACHCKVCSSTNPKDKRLRSSILIKSDKTTVVIDTTPDFRTQMLRAQNDTLDAVLFTHAHKDHIAGLDDIRAYNYFQKKSIAVYATEETQVQLRREFYYAFDEPKYPGIPQIDLFTINYKPFFVNEIKVTPIKVWHHRLEVIGFRFGNFTYITDANKIDDVQKELIKGSETLVINALRKEKHISHFTLGEAVELVDELKIPNAYFTHISHQLGLHDEVEKELPLHIHLAYDGLTLDVE comes from the coding sequence TTGAACACAAAAAAATTACATATCACATTTCTTGGAACCGGCACCAGCAGCGGCGTTCCCATGATTGCGTGCCATTGTAAAGTTTGTTCATCAACCAATCCGAAAGACAAAAGATTGCGCAGCAGCATTTTGATAAAATCGGACAAGACGACCGTCGTCATTGATACAACGCCCGACTTTCGCACACAAATGTTGCGTGCACAAAACGACACACTTGACGCTGTGCTCTTCACACACGCGCACAAAGACCACATCGCGGGCTTGGACGATATAAGAGCTTACAATTATTTCCAGAAAAAAAGCATTGCTGTGTATGCAACGGAGGAAACGCAAGTACAATTGCGGCGCGAGTTTTATTATGCTTTTGATGAACCGAAATATCCGGGCATTCCGCAGATTGATTTGTTCACGATTAATTACAAGCCGTTCTTCGTAAACGAAATAAAAGTAACGCCCATAAAAGTGTGGCACCATCGGCTGGAAGTGATTGGTTTTCGCTTCGGCAATTTCACATACATTACAGATGCAAACAAAATTGATGATGTTCAGAAAGAATTAATCAAAGGTTCTGAAACACTTGTTATAAATGCGCTTCGCAAAGAAAAACATATTTCGCATTTTACATTAGGCGAAGCAGTTGAGTTAGTTGATGAACTAAAAATACCGAATGCCTACTTTACGCACATCAGCCATCAGCTTGGATTGCACGATGAAGTTGAAAAAGAATTGCCGCTGCATATTCATTTGGCGTATGATGGTTTGACATTAGACGTAGAATAA
- a CDS encoding vWA domain-containing protein, with product MNLSFENISYLWTLLIIVPLVALFIYVLKWKTKVKKSLGDERLIQQLTRNYSSGLYKVKFYLIAIALFIGIFAAANLRKYDSSDKEKSAGIDIIVALDVSKSMLSQDIKPTRLDRAKQLIGKLTDNLYNNRLGFVVFAGQAVLQMPLTDDVGAIKMYLSNVNTDAVPVQGTAIGDALLTANNSLNAKDKKHKAVILITDGEDHDESTESAIKTLYDNGVTVFTIGVGTANGSPILDPVTNEYKKDENGNTVISKLNEKELKEIAQKTGGEFVLLNNDATVVNTIVTKINSMEKKLIESGKVGSRNYFYYFPYFIAAILLLLIIEIFIPEKKRSVA from the coding sequence ATGAATCTATCTTTTGAAAATATCAGTTATTTGTGGACACTGTTAATCATTGTTCCGCTTGTTGCCTTGTTTATTTATGTATTAAAGTGGAAGACCAAAGTCAAAAAATCTTTAGGCGACGAACGTTTAATACAACAACTCACGCGGAATTATTCGTCCGGATTATACAAGGTCAAATTTTATTTAATTGCTATTGCATTGTTTATCGGCATTTTCGCGGCAGCAAATCTTCGCAAATATGATTCGAGCGACAAAGAAAAATCCGCCGGCATTGATATAATTGTTGCCTTGGATGTGAGCAAAAGTATGCTTTCGCAAGATATTAAACCCACCCGTTTAGATAGGGCGAAGCAACTGATTGGAAAGCTCACGGACAATCTGTACAATAATCGTCTGGGCTTCGTTGTGTTTGCCGGGCAAGCGGTTTTGCAAATGCCTTTGACTGATGATGTGGGCGCAATTAAAATGTATCTTTCAAATGTGAATACAGATGCAGTTCCTGTTCAGGGAACGGCTATCGGCGATGCGTTGCTCACGGCAAATAATTCACTGAACGCAAAAGATAAAAAGCATAAAGCTGTTATCTTGATTACAGACGGGGAAGACCATGACGAATCCACAGAAAGTGCAATAAAAACTTTGTATGACAACGGCGTTACGGTATTCACAATCGGAGTAGGAACGGCAAACGGTTCGCCCATTCTTGACCCTGTAACCAACGAATATAAGAAAGATGAAAATGGCAATACTGTAATTTCAAAGCTGAACGAAAAAGAGTTGAAAGAAATTGCACAAAAAACGGGCGGCGAATTTGTATTGCTGAATAATGATGCAACAGTTGTGAATACGATTGTTACAAAAATCAACTCTATGGAAAAGAAATTGATTGAATCGGGTAAGGTAGGCAGCCGAAATTATTTTTATTATTTTCCATATTTTATCGCAGCAATTTTATTGTTGTTGATTATCGAAATTTTTATTCCTGAAAAGAAAAGGAGCGTGGCTTGA
- a CDS encoding universal stress protein, with translation MDTIFNKILIAVDDSAFSMKAAHTGFAIVHATKAAVALVYVIDQSKEVVNADLGITPEQSQSALLNEAERTIQQYIQLYDGEDEVLRFTPTGIPEEEIINIANQWEADLIVMGTHGRTAIGRILSGSKAEYVVRHATVPVLLTPPRMQ, from the coding sequence ATGGATACGATATTCAATAAAATATTAATCGCGGTTGATGACAGTGCATTTTCGATGAAAGCTGCACACACAGGCTTTGCCATTGTTCATGCAACAAAAGCAGCCGTTGCACTTGTATATGTGATTGACCAATCCAAAGAAGTCGTCAATGCCGATTTGGGCATCACGCCTGAGCAAAGCCAATCTGCTTTACTGAACGAAGCCGAAAGAACGATACAGCAATACATTCAACTATACGACGGCGAAGACGAAGTGTTGCGCTTTACGCCCACAGGCATTCCCGAAGAAGAAATCATCAATATTGCCAACCAGTGGGAAGCCGATTTAATTGTGATGGGAACACACGGGCGCACAGCAATCGGACGAATATTAAGCGGCTCAAAAGCCGAGTATGTTGTTCGCCATGCAACAGTTCCCGTGCTGCTGACGCCGCCAAGGATGCAATAA
- the dacB gene encoding D-alanyl-D-alanine carboxypeptidase/D-alanyl-D-alanine endopeptidase codes for MTDYDCFLIFDQNDIMRKIFVSLLLITFSVPVFAQEVKTRLATATQHLLNDVQMKNASISFYVADASTGKLVYQYNGEKGLSPASTQKIFTTVATFEILGDNYTFKTDIGYNGNVSNGILKGDLIVRGFGDPTLGSWRYAGFKPEDVKEKFLSIIANAGIQQIDGNIIIDESSWGFNPTPGGWPWDDLGNYYGAGDWGINWNENQINLTLRPGKSVGDDVAVTKIDPQLQGAKLVNRLTTGSAGSGDNSTIYVAPYSPVVYADGSVPAGKSLMITGSMPNPPLQFGYELKKWLGEKNISLTGEIKTASDFILMDKNAPKMTTKLAVYNSPSARDIIYHFLRKSVNLYGESFAKAIGWQEKNNASTAAGVSVIRKFWLENGINYASLHMIDGSGLSPQDYVTAHAEVTALLYAQKKDWFSEFYKSLPTYNGTKMKSGTISACKAYAGYQTSKSGKKYVFSMIINDYYGSQYNLLPKMYKILDVLK; via the coding sequence ATGACTGATTACGATTGTTTTCTTATTTTTGACCAAAACGATATTATGCGCAAGATTTTTGTCTCTTTATTATTGATAACCTTTAGCGTTCCTGTTTTTGCTCAGGAGGTTAAAACAAGATTGGCTACTGCAACGCAACATTTGTTGAACGATGTGCAAATGAAAAATGCTTCCATAAGTTTTTACGTTGCAGATGCTTCCACGGGGAAATTGGTGTATCAATACAATGGAGAAAAAGGATTGTCGCCTGCGAGTACACAAAAGATTTTTACAACAGTTGCGACGTTTGAAATTCTCGGAGATAATTATACTTTTAAGACGGATATCGGTTATAACGGAAATGTTTCCAACGGCATTTTAAAAGGCGATTTGATTGTAAGAGGCTTTGGCGACCCAACGCTGGGAAGCTGGCGATACGCGGGTTTCAAGCCGGAAGATGTGAAAGAAAAATTTCTTTCAATTATTGCGAATGCGGGTATTCAACAAATAGACGGTAATATAATTATTGACGAAAGCAGCTGGGGATTCAATCCAACGCCGGGCGGCTGGCCCTGGGACGATTTGGGAAATTATTACGGTGCAGGCGATTGGGGAATTAACTGGAATGAAAACCAAATCAACCTGACTTTGCGTCCCGGAAAAAGCGTGGGCGATGATGTTGCCGTTACAAAAATTGACCCGCAGTTGCAAGGTGCAAAATTAGTAAATCGATTAACAACAGGAAGTGCCGGTTCGGGCGACAACAGCACCATTTATGTTGCACCGTATTCTCCCGTTGTGTATGCCGACGGTTCTGTTCCTGCGGGAAAATCGTTGATGATTACAGGCTCAATGCCCAATCCGCCGTTGCAGTTCGGTTATGAACTAAAAAAATGGTTGGGCGAAAAAAATATTAGTTTGACCGGAGAAATTAAAACTGCATCTGACTTTATTTTAATGGACAAAAACGCTCCGAAGATGACGACCAAACTGGCTGTTTACAATTCGCCGTCGGCGCGCGATATTATTTATCATTTTCTGCGAAAGAGTGTTAATCTTTACGGAGAATCTTTTGCGAAAGCCATCGGTTGGCAGGAAAAAAACAATGCTTCAACAGCAGCAGGCGTAAGCGTAATTCGCAAGTTCTGGTTAGAAAACGGAATTAATTATGCTTCGTTGCACATGATTGACGGGAGCGGACTTTCGCCGCAGGATTATGTAACGGCGCACGCCGAAGTTACGGCTTTGTTGTACGCGCAAAAGAAAGATTGGTTCAGCGAATTTTATAAATCTTTGCCCACTTATAACGGCACGAAAATGAAAAGCGGAACCATTAGCGCATGTAAGGCTTACGCGGGTTATCAAACTTCCAAATCGGGAAAGAAATATGTATTCTCGATGATTATCAATGATTATTACGGAAGCCAATACAACTTATTGCCGAAGATGTATAAAATATTGGATGTGTTGAAATAA
- a CDS encoding OsmC family protein: MATVELIRANEHYAFDTKDENGIITKIDSKPELGGENYGARPMQLLLNALIGCSSIDVLSILKKKRQNVTNYKVVANGEREKDKEPALWKEIFLTFIIDGEVMEDAARRAIDLSLDKYCSVAATLKAAGAVIKYELVLNGK, encoded by the coding sequence ATGGCAACAGTTGAACTGATTCGTGCGAACGAGCATTATGCATTCGATACAAAAGACGAAAACGGCATCATCACAAAAATAGATTCCAAACCCGAACTCGGCGGCGAAAACTACGGCGCACGTCCCATGCAACTTTTGCTGAATGCGCTTATAGGCTGTTCCAGTATTGATGTATTGAGCATACTGAAAAAGAAACGCCAAAACGTTACCAACTATAAAGTCGTTGCCAACGGCGAACGCGAAAAAGATAAAGAGCCGGCTTTGTGGAAAGAGATTTTTCTCACATTCATTATCGACGGCGAAGTAATGGAAGACGCTGCACGCCGCGCCATTGATTTATCGCTGGACAAATATTGCTCCGTAGCCGCAACGCTGAAAGCAGCCGGAGCAGTGATAAAATATGAGTTAGTATTGAATGGGAAATAG